In Bacteroides sp., the DNA window GGTGCTGTTGTTCATGCCCTCGTGCAGCAAGGAGTGGGACTGGTTTGGGAAAGACCCGGAAAGTGATGAGTTTGAGGCTTATATCGTAAGCTTTCATGTGCCCTACAGCCTGCATGCCGGCCAACCGGCCGTGCTGACGGTCACCTATGCCAAGCCCCAGCCCTGCTTCACCCGCACCGGCATCGACACCCACTTGCGGGCCTGGGAGATGGAGGTGGAGGTGTGGCTGAAAAGGGATCATGCCTATGCCTGCCCCGATGTGCTGGTAGAAGAAAGCGCTGAATTTTCGGTGGTTTTTCCCCATCCGGGCATATATACCCTGAAATACAGGGGGGTAGACGGACCTGAAACCCTTGGAATCGAGGTTTTGCAGTAGATGGACTTTTGTTGTTTAAAATGATTTTTTTAACCATGAAAACGATCCCGGTTCAGCAATTTTTTCTTTCACCGGTTTTGGTTTCTTCCTTGAGGTTCCCGCGCCGGCAGTGCGTTTCTTTTGTCCCTGCCGGTTTTCGGGCCTTCCCCGAAAGGGGTTTGTTGAAAACGCACAAAAAGAATACGTTCTTTATTTTTTTGAGGAACCCTTTGAAGGCTCCTGTCCTGTTTATAACATCAAAAAGAAAAGCCGGACCCGTTTTCTCTGAAAATGGAGTTAATTTTGAAAAAAGAAAACCATAGGGCTTTTGACACAAGGAGGTTATACCGAACAGGACATTCTTTCGGGTTGCAGGAAGGGCAAGCGGAAGTTTCAGGAATTGCTCTATCGGCAGTTTTATGCCTTTGGCATGTCGGTATGCCTTCGTTATGCCCTCTCACGTGAGGATGCCATGGAGATCCTGAATGATAGTTTTTACAAGGTGTTCGACAATATTGACAAATACCAGCAGGACCGCCCCTTTAAGACCTGGTTCAGGCGTATCCTGATCAACACCGCCCTCGACCATTACCGGAGCAACAAAAGATTCAGGATTTTCCTTGACGAAGCGGTTGCCGAAATGGAACCGGGCATTGAGCCTGACCTGGAACAAGAACTAAGGGCGGAGGAGATCCTGGATTTGTTTAAAGGCTTGCCCGAGGTGTACCGGGTCATTTTCAACCTCTATGAGGTGGAAGGGTTTAATCACGAGGAAATTGCCGGTTTGCTGGATGTTTCGCCCGGCACCTCACGCTCGCACCTGAGCCGAGCAAAAAAAATGCTCAGGAAATTGTATGTTGAAAGAATTATAGATCAGCGCCATGAAGCCGTTTGATGATCAATTTTCCGACAATGTCCGTAAGGCTTTCGATGACTGGCAGGAAGACATGCCGGCGGAAGCCTGGGCAGGGATGAAAGCACGCCTGGAGCGGGGCGGCAAGGCCCGTGTGGTGCCCTTGTGGCCCTTCCTGACCAAGGCGGCTGGCATTGCCTTGCTGACGGGCTTGTCAATATTCTGGTTTGTGGACTTTCAGCCTGAGCGGGCGGAAATAGCACAATCAGCACAAATTCAGAAGGAAATTCCTAAGGCTTCGGTTCCGGAAGCTGCCGGGGAGGCGTTGGACATTGAGCCTGGTCTTGCTTCTGAGCCACTGACGTCAGAAGGTTCATTGCTGGCGGAAGGGAATAAGCCTGCATACAGGCCTCGTCAGGCTAAAGTGAAGGTGATTGACCTCGCAGGGCCAGCCATTGAGGAAGCGGATGACCTGCCTTCTGAGATCCTGGCGGAGGCTGCAGAGACAGAAGGGGAGGCGCTTGCCGGAACCACCCCTGAAGAGAATGAAGCGGCTGAGGTGCCGACACTGGTTTTGCGACCGCAACACGAAAGGACCGGAGAACAAAATGCTAATCCCCGGGATGCTGCACTGTCCCTTACAGACCCCTCGCATGGCAGGGAAAAGGAAGGTCGCCTGGCCTGGGGAGTCTCGGCAGGTTCGATGCTGGCCTTTGCTGAACAGCGCGTGTCGGATGGGCCAGGATATGCCGCAGGGGTCACCGCCGAATACAGCCTTTCGCCTACAGTTACACTGGCTTCGGGTGGAATGCTTACCTATCATCAGTTTGAGTTGGTAAATTTTTCCCAGTCAGATTTTATGTACGATTATGTTTCGGGCAATTACAGCTCATCCGATGTGAACCTGACCGGCAACAATGAATATGAAATGCTGGCCCTTGAGATCCCCCTGAATGCCCAGTTCAATGTAATGGAAACCAGCAAACGCAGGATGTATGTCAGTACAGGTCTGTCTTCCCTGGTATATCTGCAGCAAAGGTTTTCGGGTACCAACACTGCTTTTTTGGAGCAGTCCTTTTACAATGACGCCACTGGGCAGATGGAATTGCAATACACCACTTCTACCTTCAGCGTAGATGAAAAATACGGAGCGCTGAGCCGTTTTGACTTCGGGCGATTGCTGAATTTTTCGCTGGGTTATGTGATCCTGCGCGAGAACAGCGCCATGGTTATTGAACCCTTTGTCAAACTCCCCATAGGAACCCTTACCAGTCGTGACATCAGCCTGGGGATGGGTGGCATCTCGCTGAAGTATCGTTTTTCGGGCCATTAGACAGAGTCCGTAAAAATTCCGATATTTGCAGGAATCCCTTTCCCTATGGCAAATAACCGGAAAAAGAGGTCGCGTAAAACCGGGTTATCCCCCGGTTCCCTGATCCATATCGGAGAACAAAAGATTGAGTTTCCGCGAATCACCCTGATTCAGTATGACCGGCAAACCTTTACTGAGGGTGAGGCTTCCAGCCTTGAGGAATGTGCCAGTCAAATCAAGGACTATCAAGGGGTTTCGTGGGTTAATATTGACGGGATCCACGAAATGGGCCTGATGGGGAAAGCCGGAGAGTTATTTGGTATTCACCCCCTGACCCTGGAAGACATTGTCAACACAGAACAGCGTCCCAAAGCCGAAGCTTACGACAGTTACCTGTTTTTCTCCCTGAAGATGCTTAGTCCGGGGGAAAAGAATGACGACTTGGCCAGTGAGCAGATCAGCATTTTGCTTGGAGAACGCCTGGTGATCACCTTCCAGGAACGCCCCGGGGATGTGTTTGATCAGGTGCGGGAACGCCTCAGGCAGGGCAAGGGACGCATTCGTACACTGAAGGCCGATTATTTGGCTTATGCTTTGCTGGATGCTTTGGTTGACAGCTATTTTGACCTCCTTGAGCGTCTGGGAGAGGAGATGGAAGACCTGGAAGAGTTGGTGCTGGGGAACCCCAGCAAACAGATGGTGCCCCGTATCCATAACATGAAGCGGCGCGCACTCGTCCTCAGGCGTTCGGTATGGCCCCTGCGCGAACTGGTGAA includes these proteins:
- a CDS encoding RNA polymerase sigma factor, yielding MTQGGYTEQDILSGCRKGKRKFQELLYRQFYAFGMSVCLRYALSREDAMEILNDSFYKVFDNIDKYQQDRPFKTWFRRILINTALDHYRSNKRFRIFLDEAVAEMEPGIEPDLEQELRAEEILDLFKGLPEVYRVIFNLYEVEGFNHEEIAGLLDVSPGTSRSHLSRAKKMLRKLYVERIIDQRHEAV
- a CDS encoding outer membrane beta-barrel protein; the encoded protein is MKPFDDQFSDNVRKAFDDWQEDMPAEAWAGMKARLERGGKARVVPLWPFLTKAAGIALLTGLSIFWFVDFQPERAEIAQSAQIQKEIPKASVPEAAGEALDIEPGLASEPLTSEGSLLAEGNKPAYRPRQAKVKVIDLAGPAIEEADDLPSEILAEAAETEGEALAGTTPEENEAAEVPTLVLRPQHERTGEQNANPRDAALSLTDPSHGREKEGRLAWGVSAGSMLAFAEQRVSDGPGYAAGVTAEYSLSPTVTLASGGMLTYHQFELVNFSQSDFMYDYVSGNYSSSDVNLTGNNEYEMLALEIPLNAQFNVMETSKRRMYVSTGLSSLVYLQQRFSGTNTAFLEQSFYNDATGQMELQYTTSTFSVDEKYGALSRFDFGRLLNFSLGYVILRENSAMVIEPFVKLPIGTLTSRDISLGMGGISLKYRFSGH
- the corA gene encoding magnesium/cobalt transporter CorA; this encodes MANNRKKRSRKTGLSPGSLIHIGEQKIEFPRITLIQYDRQTFTEGEASSLEECASQIKDYQGVSWVNIDGIHEMGLMGKAGELFGIHPLTLEDIVNTEQRPKAEAYDSYLFFSLKMLSPGEKNDDLASEQISILLGERLVITFQERPGDVFDQVRERLRQGKGRIRTLKADYLAYALLDALVDSYFDLLERLGEEMEDLEELVLGNPSKQMVPRIHNMKRRALVLRRSVWPLRELVNTFEKSESSLLEKSTRIYLRDVYDHTIQIIDGVEVSREIISGLMDLYLSSLSNRTNEVMKVLTIVATIFIPLTFLAGVYGMNFKHMPELAWKWAYPAVWGVMALAALGMLWYFRRKKWL